Proteins co-encoded in one Armatimonadota bacterium genomic window:
- a CDS encoding glutamate-1-semialdehyde 2,1-aminomutase: MPNRTGPTPLARAAARAHAQIVDEYVRRHPRSAALAAHARESLPGGDTRTVTHYEPFPVFITRGEGCRIADVDGHTYLDLLGNYTAMIWGHAHPEIVAAASAQIAQGTGFAAPTPAQLTLAEMLCARLPSVERIRFANSGTEAAMHAIRAARAFTGRDKIVKMEGGYHGSYDAVAISVQSDPVRAGPASRPVAVPEGPGIPAGVAGDVLVVPFNDPAAVEATLRAQAGEIAALIVEPVQGVAGTIPPQEGFLPFLRAITAELGIVLIFDEVISFRLDYHGAQGLFGVRPDLTVLGKIIGGGFPVGAFGGRREIMDLYDPRRPGALAQSGTFNANPVTVAAGIAGLRLLTPEAIARCNRTGETLRAGLQALFDEARLPARVTGIGSLLTVLFTDAEVVNVRAARTADRVLTAAFHLGLLLEGVFCAPRGMMATSLPMGPDEVNEALTAARRVVDRIMAAVR, from the coding sequence ATGCCCAATCGTACCGGCCCCACGCCCCTGGCCCGTGCAGCGGCCCGCGCGCACGCGCAGATCGTGGACGAGTACGTCCGCCGCCACCCGCGATCCGCGGCCCTGGCCGCGCATGCCCGGGAATCCCTGCCCGGTGGCGACACGCGCACGGTCACGCACTACGAGCCGTTCCCCGTGTTCATCACCCGCGGCGAGGGTTGCCGGATCGCTGACGTCGACGGGCACACGTACCTGGACCTGCTCGGCAACTACACCGCGATGATCTGGGGACACGCCCATCCGGAGATCGTCGCCGCCGCAAGCGCCCAGATCGCACAGGGCACGGGGTTCGCCGCGCCCACCCCCGCGCAGCTCACCCTGGCCGAGATGCTCTGCGCGCGCCTGCCGTCGGTCGAGCGCATCCGGTTCGCCAACTCGGGCACGGAAGCCGCGATGCACGCCATCCGCGCGGCCCGGGCGTTCACCGGTCGCGACAAGATCGTCAAGATGGAAGGCGGCTATCACGGCTCGTACGATGCGGTGGCGATCAGCGTGCAGTCCGACCCCGTCCGCGCCGGCCCGGCCAGCCGGCCGGTGGCGGTCCCCGAGGGTCCGGGCATCCCTGCCGGCGTCGCCGGCGACGTCCTGGTGGTCCCGTTCAACGACCCCGCAGCCGTGGAGGCCACGCTGCGCGCACAGGCCGGGGAGATCGCCGCGCTGATCGTGGAACCGGTCCAGGGCGTGGCGGGCACGATTCCGCCGCAAGAGGGGTTCCTCCCGTTCCTGCGCGCCATCACCGCGGAGCTCGGCATCGTGCTGATCTTCGACGAGGTGATCAGCTTCCGCCTCGACTACCACGGCGCTCAGGGCCTGTTCGGCGTGCGCCCCGATCTGACGGTGCTGGGCAAGATCATCGGCGGCGGCTTTCCGGTGGGCGCGTTTGGCGGCCGCCGGGAGATCATGGATCTCTACGACCCCCGCCGGCCGGGGGCGCTGGCACAGTCGGGGACGTTCAACGCCAACCCCGTCACGGTCGCCGCCGGGATCGCGGGCCTGCGGCTGCTGACGCCCGAGGCGATCGCGCGGTGCAACCGCACGGGCGAGACGCTGCGCGCGGGGCTGCAGGCCCTGTTCGACGAGGCACGGCTTCCCGCCCGCGTGACGGGCATCGGGTCGCTGCTCACCGTCCTGTTCACCGACGCCGAGGTGGTCAACGTCCGCGCGGCCCGCACGGCCGACCGCGTCCTGACCGCCGCCTTCCACCTGGGCCTGCTGCTGGAAGGCGTCTTCTGTGCGCCCCGCGGCATGATGGCCACGAGCCTGCCCATGGGCCCGGACGAGGTGAACGAGGCGCTGACGGCGGCGCGCCGCGTCGTCGACCGCATCATGGCCGCAGTGCGCTGA
- a CDS encoding MFS transporter: MPSRLSLNAPTASGRSRRTAPLLRGPFARLWVVILLVSFAFHLVTASLPFYAARLGADEAVVGLLIGLIAAAALVARPLAGLWIDAGAGATALVVGLLLYALCAVGYWLAPSVGALLSFRALTGVAVGLYGTASQALGVAFAPVERRAEALSLHAAAISVAQGLAPSLGVALAAAMGFPALFIACAAVSTAGAILAWPLRRVVARPLAGAVRRIFHRGVVVPGLLLVALHVTFGANVALLPLHAGRRGLANPGLVLATHALGLFVAQAVAGRVSDRAGRTAVIVPALGLAAAGMWTTALVGGWALLLAAALSGMGLGAGQPSIVALAADLVREEERGAALGTMGIFHEVGIVAGAVGGGLVARLLGLPAMFALVGIVPAVAAALTVRRGR, translated from the coding sequence ATGCCCTCCCGGTTGTCCCTGAACGCGCCCACCGCGTCCGGACGTTCCCGGCGCACCGCGCCGCTGCTACGAGGGCCGTTCGCGCGGCTGTGGGTGGTGATCCTGCTGGTCTCGTTCGCGTTCCACCTGGTCACGGCCAGCCTGCCCTTCTACGCGGCACGCCTGGGCGCCGACGAGGCCGTCGTCGGGCTGCTGATCGGGCTCATCGCCGCCGCGGCACTGGTGGCCCGGCCGCTGGCCGGCCTGTGGATCGACGCGGGCGCGGGGGCGACCGCCCTGGTGGTGGGCCTGCTGCTGTACGCGCTGTGCGCGGTCGGGTACTGGCTGGCGCCGTCGGTGGGGGCGCTGCTGAGCTTTCGGGCGCTGACCGGCGTGGCCGTGGGCCTCTACGGCACCGCCAGCCAGGCGCTTGGCGTGGCGTTCGCGCCGGTGGAACGTCGCGCCGAGGCCCTGAGCCTCCATGCGGCGGCGATCAGCGTGGCCCAGGGGCTGGCCCCGAGCCTCGGCGTCGCGCTGGCCGCCGCCATGGGCTTCCCGGCGCTGTTCATCGCGTGCGCAGCGGTGAGCACGGCGGGGGCGATCCTGGCGTGGCCCCTGCGCCGGGTGGTCGCCCGCCCGCTCGCCGGCGCCGTCCGACGGATCTTCCATCGGGGCGTGGTGGTTCCGGGGCTGCTGCTGGTGGCGCTGCACGTGACCTTCGGTGCCAACGTCGCGCTGCTGCCGCTGCACGCGGGCCGGCGCGGCCTCGCGAACCCCGGGCTGGTGCTGGCCACGCACGCGCTGGGGCTGTTCGTGGCCCAGGCCGTTGCAGGGCGCGTCTCGGATCGCGCTGGCCGCACCGCCGTGATCGTCCCGGCGCTCGGGTTGGCCGCGGCAGGGATGTGGACGACGGCGCTGGTCGGTGGGTGGGCCCTGTTGCTGGCGGCAGCGCTGTCGGGCATGGGGCTGGGCGCCGGCCAACCGTCGATCGTGGCGCTGGCGGCCGACCTGGTGCGGGAGGAGGAACGGGGCGCCGCGCTGGGCACGATGGGCATCTTCCACGAAGTGGGGATCGTGGCCGGCGCGGTCGGCGGCGGCCTCGTGGCCCGCCTCCTGGGACTGCCGGCGATGTTCGCGCTGGTAGGGATCGTCCCGGCGGTGGCCGCGGCCCTGACGGTGCGGCGCGGGCGGTGA
- a CDS encoding DUF72 domain-containing protein, whose amino-acid sequence MPTVVARRTAWQRGPVRNTVGRDWTSVPRRPADAIKVGCCGFPRRLEEYARHLDAVEVQQTFYRLPRLQTVERWRARVPPSFTFTLKAWQLVTHPPTSPTYRRLGRAIPESRWDRYGFFAPSDEVAEAWAQTLVVARVLQAPVVLVQCPASFVPTRVHVARLRRFFRTAPRDGLAIAWEPRGDWPPTLVARLCRELGLIHCVDPLADASRHGRPHYFRLHGRTGYRYRHTDDDLAMVAAACRGPAYVFFNTIAMWDDALRFRRLVDDAGGAPHRARDR is encoded by the coding sequence ATGCCGACGGTGGTGGCCCGGCGGACGGCCTGGCAGCGCGGCCCGGTACGCAACACGGTTGGAAGGGACTGGACGTCCGTGCCCCGACGCCCGGCCGATGCCATCAAAGTGGGCTGCTGCGGGTTTCCCCGTCGGCTCGAAGAGTACGCCCGGCATCTGGACGCCGTGGAGGTGCAGCAGACGTTCTACCGGCTGCCCCGTCTGCAGACGGTGGAACGCTGGCGGGCGCGCGTGCCGCCCTCGTTCACGTTCACCCTCAAGGCGTGGCAGCTCGTCACCCATCCGCCGACCAGCCCCACGTACCGGCGGCTGGGACGCGCGATCCCCGAGTCCCGGTGGGACCGCTACGGGTTCTTCGCGCCCAGCGACGAGGTGGCCGAGGCGTGGGCCCAGACGCTGGTGGTGGCGCGGGTGCTGCAGGCCCCCGTCGTGCTCGTCCAGTGCCCGGCCAGCTTTGTGCCCACGCGGGTGCACGTCGCGCGCTTGCGGCGGTTCTTCCGCACCGCGCCGCGCGACGGGCTGGCGATCGCCTGGGAGCCGCGCGGCGACTGGCCGCCCACGCTGGTGGCCCGTCTGTGCCGCGAGCTGGGGCTGATCCACTGCGTCGATCCCCTGGCCGATGCGAGCCGCCACGGCCGGCCTCACTACTTCCGCCTCCATGGCCGCACGGGCTACCGGTACCGCCACACCGACGACGACCTGGCGATGGTGGCCGCGGCCTGCCGCGGGCCGGCGTACGTCTTCTTCAACACCATCGCCATGTGGGACGACGCGCTGCGCTTCCGACGGCTGGTCGACGACGCCGGGGGTGCGCCCCACCGGGCGAGGGACCGGTGA
- a CDS encoding endonuclease V has translation MAAQEALARATPAPWLPDPSGVRMAAGCFVCFARGKTGRGQAGDAGWAGAALLADGRLVDAAAVRGAAGAPYEPGLLALREGPLLEAAVRALRLRPQVLLVNATGRDHPRRAGLALHLGARLDLPTIGVTSRPLLASGAAPADTPGARSPLLLDGEHVGYWLRVRPGVRPLAVHAAWRTDPDVAATVVLALVGPALTPEPLRQARRAARDARAADTRGP, from the coding sequence GTGGCCGCACAAGAGGCGCTCGCCAGGGCCACGCCGGCACCCTGGCTGCCCGATCCCAGCGGCGTGCGGATGGCGGCGGGGTGCTTTGTGTGCTTCGCGCGCGGCAAGACGGGCCGCGGCCAGGCGGGCGACGCCGGATGGGCTGGTGCTGCGCTGCTTGCCGACGGCCGCCTGGTCGACGCCGCGGCGGTCCGCGGCGCGGCCGGCGCACCGTACGAACCCGGGTTGCTGGCGCTGCGGGAGGGCCCGCTGCTGGAAGCGGCCGTCCGAGCCCTGCGGCTGCGCCCGCAGGTCCTCCTGGTCAACGCCACCGGCCGCGACCACCCACGCCGCGCGGGCCTCGCGCTCCATCTTGGGGCACGACTCGACCTGCCGACGATCGGCGTGACCAGCAGGCCGCTGCTGGCCTCCGGCGCCGCACCCGCCGACACGCCGGGCGCGCGCAGCCCGCTGCTGCTCGACGGGGAGCACGTGGGCTACTGGCTGCGCGTGCGCCCGGGCGTGCGACCGCTGGCGGTGCATGCGGCCTGGCGCACCGATCCCGACGTGGCGGCGACGGTGGTGCTGGCCCTCGTGGGCCCCGCGCTGACGCCCGAGCCACTGCGCCAGGCCAGGCGCGCGGCGCGCGATGCCCGCGCAGCAGACACCCGCGGGCCATGA
- a CDS encoding SMP-30/gluconolactonase/LRE family protein, whose translation MSRNGMQWWSLVSIAAVLALGATTAPAAPMASMTVSGVGFQTPESVLHDRAADVYLVSNINGNPTAADDNGFISRVLPSGRVAALKWIDGAAPEVTLHAPKGMAIVGDTLYVTDITVVRMFDRRTGRPKGTIEVPGATFMNDLAAGPGGVVYATDSGLKPDFSPSGTDAVYRIDAAGTVRAVARAPALNHPNGVAVRPDGTVVVVTFSATGDMYTIAPTGQRRALPAPPKGQLDGVELLPGGAMLVSSWAASAVYRIDAAGKATVAVANVESPADIGYDRRRGRVLIPLFTKHAVAIQAVR comes from the coding sequence ATGAGCAGAAACGGCATGCAGTGGTGGAGCCTGGTGTCGATCGCGGCGGTCCTCGCGCTGGGGGCAACGACGGCGCCGGCTGCCCCGATGGCGAGCATGACGGTGAGCGGCGTAGGCTTTCAGACGCCGGAGTCGGTGTTGCACGACCGCGCAGCCGACGTGTACCTGGTCTCGAACATCAACGGCAATCCGACGGCCGCGGACGACAACGGGTTCATCTCGCGCGTGCTCCCCTCGGGCAGGGTCGCTGCGCTCAAGTGGATCGACGGTGCGGCGCCGGAGGTGACGCTGCACGCGCCGAAGGGCATGGCGATCGTCGGCGACACGCTGTACGTCACCGATATCACCGTGGTCCGGATGTTCGACCGCCGGACCGGCCGGCCGAAAGGCACCATCGAGGTGCCGGGTGCCACGTTCATGAACGACCTGGCCGCCGGACCTGGTGGCGTCGTCTACGCCACCGACAGCGGGCTCAAGCCCGACTTCAGCCCCTCGGGCACCGACGCGGTCTATCGGATCGACGCGGCCGGCACGGTCAGGGCTGTGGCCAGGGCCCCGGCGCTCAACCACCCCAACGGCGTGGCGGTGCGGCCCGACGGCACGGTGGTGGTCGTCACGTTCAGCGCCACCGGCGACATGTACACAATCGCGCCGACGGGACAACGGCGGGCGCTGCCGGCGCCGCCCAAAGGGCAGCTCGACGGCGTGGAACTGCTGCCGGGTGGCGCCATGTTGGTCTCGAGCTGGGCAGCGTCGGCTGTCTACCGGATCGACGCCGCCGGCAAGGCGACGGTTGCCGTGGCCAACGTCGAGTCGCCCGCGGACATCGGCTACGACCGCAGGCGGGGGCGGGTGTTGATTCCGCTGTTCACCAAGCACGCTGTGGCGATCCAGGCGGTGCGCTAG
- a CDS encoding ABC transporter ATP-binding protein: MVTWHEPADLRIEDLTVELRRAGGAQAVVRGVSLTVPAGHSVGLVGESGAGKTMTACAVLRLFPTDAAVIAGGRILLGDVDLTALPEPALARYRGRRVAMIFQEPGAALNPVLPVGEQIMEGIVVHHGKRGARERALEVMRQVGLPAELFGRYPHHLSGGQRQRVLIAAAIAPGPSVLIADEPTSGLDVTVQAQILDLLRRLQRDLGMGLLLITHSLGLVAHWTDHVYVMRDGTIVESGPTADLFIAPRHPYTQALVRQALRL; this comes from the coding sequence GTGGTGACGTGGCACGAGCCGGCTGATCTGCGCATCGAGGACCTGACGGTCGAGCTCCGCCGCGCAGGCGGCGCCCAGGCCGTGGTCCGCGGGGTGTCGCTGACGGTCCCCGCCGGTCACAGCGTGGGCCTGGTGGGCGAGTCGGGCGCCGGGAAGACCATGACCGCCTGCGCGGTGCTGCGGCTCTTCCCGACCGACGCCGCAGTGATCGCCGGAGGCCGTATCCTCCTGGGCGACGTGGACCTGACGGCCCTGCCCGAGCCGGCCCTCGCGCGCTACCGCGGCCGCCGGGTGGCCATGATCTTCCAGGAACCGGGGGCTGCCCTCAACCCGGTGCTGCCCGTGGGCGAGCAGATCATGGAAGGCATCGTCGTGCACCATGGCAAGCGCGGCGCCCGCGAGCGCGCGCTGGAGGTGATGCGTCAGGTCGGGCTGCCCGCCGAGCTGTTCGGGCGCTACCCGCACCACCTCTCCGGAGGCCAGCGGCAACGCGTGTTGATCGCCGCGGCGATCGCGCCGGGCCCCTCGGTCCTGATCGCCGACGAACCCACCTCGGGGCTCGACGTCACCGTCCAGGCGCAGATCCTCGACCTGCTGCGTCGGCTGCAGCGCGACCTGGGGATGGGGTTGTTGCTGATCACCCACAGCCTGGGGCTGGTCGCCCACTGGACCGATCACGTGTACGTCATGCGCGACGGGACCATCGTGGAGTCGGGCCCCACAGCCGACCTGTTCATCGCCCCGCGGCACCCCTACACCCAGGCGCTCGTCCGCCAGGCCCTGCGGCTCTGA